In one window of Thermotoga sp. Mc24 DNA:
- a CDS encoding RtcB family protein, which produces MKIERLDKYIWKIPKEGDMKVDAIIFTDAESVNDPQFREAMKQLMNVATLPGIVKYALAMPDIHWGYGFPIGGVAAFDVKEGIISPGGVGFDINCGVRLMKTDLTYEDVKDRMRSLVEAIYEFVPAGVGSTGDIVLGKKGLRKVLVEGAEWAVKSGYGLEEDLERIEDGGKIHPADPSYVSEEAFERGSDELGTLGAGNHFVEVQMVQEIYDEELAEFFGLEIGTITVMIHSGSRGFGHQVATDYIRLMRDNLKEHNKNLPDKQLINAPFEHPLGQAYYSAMNCAANYAFANREILGHLVRKAFWKVFGRDTRVDLIYDVAHNIAKVEEYEVDGKRRKLVVHRKGATRSLGPGSEKVPSIYREVGQPVIIPGDMGTASYLLVGTKKAEEKTFGSTAHGAGRVLGRSAALKKLDYREVLDELAEKNIVVMSKSKKTLVEEAPEVYKDVDRVVQIVHEIGISRKVARMIPLGVVKG; this is translated from the coding sequence ATGAAGATAGAAAGACTCGATAAATACATCTGGAAAATTCCAAAAGAGGGAGATATGAAGGTTGACGCGATCATATTCACGGACGCCGAGAGTGTGAACGATCCTCAGTTCAGAGAAGCGATGAAACAGCTCATGAACGTGGCCACGCTTCCCGGCATTGTGAAATACGCCCTCGCCATGCCGGACATACACTGGGGTTACGGCTTTCCAATAGGAGGAGTCGCCGCTTTCGATGTGAAAGAAGGAATCATTTCGCCGGGTGGTGTGGGTTTCGATATAAACTGTGGAGTACGCCTGATGAAGACAGATCTCACCTACGAAGATGTGAAAGATAGAATGAGGTCTCTTGTCGAAGCTATATACGAATTCGTTCCCGCGGGTGTTGGTTCAACGGGAGACATCGTTCTCGGCAAGAAGGGGCTCAGGAAAGTTCTCGTTGAAGGTGCGGAGTGGGCTGTCAAGTCAGGGTACGGTCTTGAGGAAGATCTGGAAAGAATCGAAGACGGTGGAAAGATACATCCAGCGGATCCCTCGTACGTATCGGAGGAAGCGTTCGAGAGAGGAAGTGACGAGCTCGGAACTCTCGGTGCGGGAAACCACTTCGTGGAGGTTCAAATGGTTCAGGAAATATACGACGAAGAACTCGCTGAATTTTTCGGTCTGGAGATCGGTACCATCACGGTGATGATTCACTCCGGAAGCAGAGGATTCGGACATCAGGTTGCGACCGACTACATAAGGCTCATGAGGGATAATCTGAAGGAACACAACAAAAATCTACCCGACAAACAGCTTATAAACGCTCCGTTCGAACATCCACTTGGACAGGCCTATTATTCTGCCATGAATTGTGCAGCGAACTACGCGTTCGCGAACAGGGAGATCCTCGGGCATCTCGTTAGAAAAGCTTTCTGGAAAGTGTTCGGGAGAGACACACGTGTTGATCTCATCTACGACGTTGCTCACAACATCGCAAAAGTGGAAGAGTACGAAGTTGACGGAAAAAGAAGAAAACTGGTCGTCCACAGAAAGGGTGCCACACGTTCTCTTGGTCCCGGAAGCGAAAAGGTTCCTTCGATCTACAGAGAAGTGGGACAGCCCGTCATCATACCGGGTGACATGGGGACTGCTTCCTATCTTCTGGTAGGAACAAAGAAAGCCGAAGAAAAGACCTTCGGTTCCACCGCACACGGAGCGGGGAGAGTCCTTGGAAGGTCCGCTGCCCTGAAGAAGCTGGATTACAGGGAAGTTCTCGATGAACTGGCAGAAAAAAATATTGTCGTCATGAGCAAGAGTAAAAAGACTCTGGTTGAAGAAGCTCCTGAAGTTTACAAAGACGTGGACAGAGTGGTGCAGATCGTTCATGAGATAGGTATTTCGAGAAAAGTAGCCAGGATGATTCCTCTTGGTGTTGTGAAGGGGTGA
- a CDS encoding type IV pilus twitching motility protein PilT, with the protein MEDMKVSFLKIITEAYGLRATDVHISVGCPPYYRIDGDLVPQEKYGKLTKETIMNALKDLFAEIGQPFPPKTKEVDFSFTVAEAIRVRGNLYYERKNPALAFRLIPKKIRTFQELGLPEILKTFVERKYGLILVAGPTGSGKSTTLAAMIDHINENFPYHIITIEDPIEYVFTNKKSVIHQRELGSDTDSFYNGLKYALRQDPDVILVGEMRDLETMALALTAAETGHLVLATVHTNSAASAPERIIDVFPAHQQRQIALQLANTLIAVIYQRLVPKANGIGFTPILEIMVGTPAVRNLIRENKIHQLESLIQAGARHGMVLFDDALVKAALKGDISLESALQFARNHEEVARRLGMKPS; encoded by the coding sequence GTGGAAGACATGAAAGTTTCTTTTCTGAAGATCATCACAGAAGCGTACGGTTTGAGGGCAACCGACGTGCACATTTCGGTGGGTTGCCCTCCTTATTACCGTATAGATGGGGACCTTGTACCTCAGGAAAAGTACGGAAAACTCACAAAAGAGACCATAATGAACGCCCTGAAAGATCTGTTCGCTGAGATCGGACAGCCGTTCCCACCTAAAACGAAAGAAGTGGATTTTTCCTTCACCGTGGCAGAAGCGATAAGGGTGAGGGGAAACCTCTATTACGAGAGAAAAAACCCCGCTCTCGCTTTCAGGTTGATACCAAAAAAGATCAGAACTTTCCAGGAACTGGGACTACCAGAGATCTTGAAAACATTCGTTGAGAGAAAGTACGGCTTGATATTGGTGGCTGGTCCCACAGGAAGCGGAAAATCCACCACACTCGCCGCCATGATAGATCACATCAACGAAAATTTCCCATACCACATAATAACGATAGAAGACCCGATAGAATACGTTTTCACAAACAAGAAATCCGTGATTCACCAGAGAGAACTCGGTTCAGACACGGACTCTTTCTACAACGGACTGAAGTACGCTCTGAGGCAGGACCCGGATGTGATCCTCGTGGGAGAAATGAGAGACCTTGAAACAATGGCTCTCGCTCTCACCGCGGCGGAAACAGGACATCTTGTCCTTGCCACGGTTCACACGAACTCTGCAGCTTCCGCACCCGAGAGAATCATAGATGTTTTCCCGGCACATCAACAAAGACAGATCGCTCTTCAGCTTGCGAACACCTTGATCGCCGTGATTTATCAGAGGCTTGTCCCGAAGGCCAACGGAATAGGTTTTACTCCGATCCTGGAGATCATGGTGGGAACTCCTGCCGTGAGGAACCTGATAAGAGAGAACAAGATCCACCAGCTCGAATCTCTGATACAGGCTGGTGCAAGGCACGGAATGGTTCTCTTCGATGACGCACTCGTGAAAGCGGCACTCAAAGGTGATATATCCTTAGAATCCGCTCTGCAGTTTGCCAGGAACCATGAGGAGGTGGCTCGAAGATTAGGAATGAAGCCCTCGTAG
- the ileS gene encoding isoleucine--tRNA ligase, translated as MDYKNTLNLPKTSFPMKANLVSKEKVFLEEWEKMDLYNYVLEQRKGKPLFVLHDGPPYANGHIHIGTALNKILKDIVVKYKTMRGYRAPYVPGWDTHGLPIEHRVSQELGDRIKEMSPAEIRKKCEEFALKFVEIQKEEFKRLGVRGDWNNPYITLKPDYEVKILDVFKTLVEQGNVYRSLKPIYWCPRCRTALAEAEIEYHDHRSPSIYVKFRSKDDPNLYIVIWTTTPWTLPANVGIALHPDFEYSVVKVGDERWVIATDLLETFSRETGVDCSEVVEKIRGKDLEGKEFQHPIFEDKTSRVILADYVSLETGTGCVHIAPGHGEEDYVYGHVKYGLPIVSPVDEEGRFTDEAGKYRGMFIEDANRVIIEDLKEKGILVHASTITHSYPHCWRCKGPVIFRATEQWFISVDHNNLRQKVLEEIDKVKWIPEWGRNRIRSMVEERPDWCISRQRVWGTPIPAVKCKECGEVVLDPKVIEHFMKIVEKEGTNAWFEKEVEELIPEDFVCPKCGKRSFEKMLDTLDVWIDSGASFEYITTKREDHPFPLDMYLEGSDQHRGWFHSSIFLAVAKRGSAPYKEVLTHGFIKDEQGRKMSKSLGNVVDPMEVVEKYGAEILRLWLASSDYFNDIKISMRIVEQQTEVYRKIRNTFRFLLGNLEGFDPELDRVPYEKLLTIDRWALGRLQEIIKRATEYYDSYEFSKVYNLVVKYCTTELSSLYLDVVKDRLYVEAKDSIYRRSAQTVMHEILIALMKILAPIMTFTMEEVYSHLHEKDRKYKTVQAEYWPEYKEEFIDRELMEDFEKLLSIREDVLKALEEKRQQDVIGHSLDAEVVLVPKNDTIKALLEKYRDILEELFIVSKVSLSDASGELKGELVEVTVKHAEGEKCQRCWKYTTEISASEDFPGVCPRCLTVLKGERK; from the coding sequence ATGGACTACAAAAACACGCTGAACTTACCGAAAACTTCATTTCCAATGAAGGCAAACTTGGTGAGCAAAGAAAAAGTTTTTCTTGAAGAATGGGAAAAGATGGATCTTTACAACTACGTACTCGAGCAGAGGAAAGGAAAACCTCTTTTTGTTCTGCACGATGGACCTCCTTACGCAAACGGCCACATCCACATCGGGACAGCTCTGAACAAGATCCTAAAGGACATCGTTGTCAAATACAAAACGATGAGAGGATACAGGGCACCGTACGTTCCCGGCTGGGATACTCATGGTCTTCCCATAGAACACAGGGTGTCTCAGGAACTCGGTGACAGGATAAAAGAGATGTCACCTGCTGAGATAAGAAAGAAGTGTGAAGAGTTTGCCTTGAAATTCGTTGAAATACAGAAGGAAGAGTTCAAAAGGCTGGGTGTGCGTGGAGACTGGAACAATCCTTACATCACTCTCAAACCGGACTACGAGGTGAAGATCCTCGATGTATTCAAAACACTCGTCGAACAGGGAAACGTTTACAGATCTTTGAAACCCATCTACTGGTGTCCAAGATGTAGAACCGCTCTTGCAGAAGCGGAAATCGAGTACCACGATCACAGATCTCCTTCCATATACGTGAAGTTCAGATCGAAGGATGATCCAAACCTCTACATCGTGATATGGACCACTACCCCGTGGACCCTTCCTGCAAACGTTGGTATAGCACTTCATCCCGATTTCGAGTATTCTGTCGTGAAGGTTGGAGATGAAAGATGGGTGATCGCCACAGATCTTCTTGAGACTTTTTCCAGAGAAACGGGCGTTGACTGCTCCGAAGTGGTGGAAAAGATAAGGGGTAAAGATCTGGAAGGGAAGGAGTTCCAGCACCCTATTTTTGAAGATAAGACCTCTCGCGTGATACTGGCAGATTACGTTTCTCTGGAAACGGGAACGGGTTGTGTCCACATCGCTCCGGGGCACGGTGAAGAAGACTACGTTTACGGTCATGTGAAATACGGTCTTCCCATCGTCTCTCCGGTTGACGAGGAAGGACGATTCACCGATGAAGCAGGAAAGTACAGGGGAATGTTCATAGAGGATGCCAACAGGGTGATCATAGAGGACCTGAAAGAAAAAGGCATACTCGTTCACGCATCCACCATAACACACTCCTACCCACACTGCTGGCGCTGTAAGGGGCCTGTGATCTTCAGAGCAACTGAGCAGTGGTTCATTTCTGTGGATCACAACAACCTCAGGCAGAAAGTGCTGGAAGAAATAGACAAGGTGAAGTGGATACCGGAATGGGGCCGGAACAGAATCAGATCCATGGTGGAGGAAAGGCCCGACTGGTGTATCTCAAGACAGCGTGTCTGGGGAACTCCCATACCAGCGGTGAAATGTAAAGAATGCGGAGAAGTGGTACTCGATCCGAAGGTAATAGAACACTTCATGAAAATCGTTGAAAAAGAAGGTACAAACGCCTGGTTTGAAAAAGAGGTGGAAGAACTCATCCCCGAAGATTTCGTGTGTCCAAAATGCGGCAAGCGATCTTTCGAAAAAATGCTGGATACACTCGACGTATGGATAGATTCTGGTGCCTCCTTCGAATACATAACCACGAAGAGAGAAGATCACCCGTTCCCCCTCGACATGTACCTTGAAGGTAGCGATCAGCACAGGGGATGGTTCCATTCTTCCATCTTCCTTGCCGTCGCAAAGAGGGGGTCCGCACCTTACAAAGAAGTGCTAACACACGGATTCATAAAGGACGAACAGGGAAGAAAGATGAGCAAGTCCCTCGGAAACGTAGTGGATCCCATGGAAGTGGTGGAAAAATACGGTGCCGAGATTCTGAGACTGTGGCTTGCGAGCAGCGACTACTTCAACGACATAAAGATATCCATGAGGATCGTCGAACAACAAACGGAAGTTTACAGGAAGATAAGAAACACGTTCCGATTCCTCCTTGGAAATCTAGAGGGCTTTGATCCTGAACTCGACAGAGTTCCTTATGAAAAACTCTTGACGATCGACAGATGGGCCCTTGGACGACTGCAGGAGATCATAAAACGCGCCACCGAATATTACGACAGCTACGAATTCTCGAAGGTTTACAATCTCGTGGTGAAGTACTGCACAACAGAACTCAGCTCCCTCTACCTGGACGTCGTAAAGGACAGACTCTACGTGGAAGCGAAGGATTCAATATACAGAAGATCGGCGCAGACGGTGATGCACGAAATTCTCATTGCCCTGATGAAGATCCTTGCACCCATCATGACTTTCACGATGGAAGAGGTTTACTCCCACCTTCATGAAAAGGACAGAAAATACAAGACGGTTCAGGCGGAATACTGGCCAGAGTACAAAGAAGAGTTCATCGATAGAGAGCTCATGGAAGATTTCGAAAAACTCCTCTCCATAAGAGAAGACGTGTTGAAGGCCCTCGAGGAGAAGAGACAGCAAGATGTGATCGGTCACTCTCTCGACGCTGAGGTCGTACTTGTACCCAAAAATGACACCATCAAAGCGCTTCTGGAAAAATACAGAGACATACTCGAAGAACTCTTCATAGTATCGAAGGTATCCCTTTCGGACGCTTCGGGAGAATTGAAAGGAGAACTGGTAGAGGTGACCGTCAAACACGCAGAGGGTGAAAAATGTCAGAGGTGCTGGAAATACACAACGGAGATCTCTGCTTCTGAAGATTTTCCGGGGGTTTGTCCAAGGTGTCTGACAGTTTTGAAAGGAGAGAGGAAGTGA
- the prfA gene encoding peptide chain release factor 1 — MKEKKKEIEKLLARPDLTPEQMKNYGIEYAKIEEIENIANRIKETQEFIELLREEGENELEIEKYEKELDQLYQELLLLLSSEVGDKAIVEIRPGAGGEEAALFARDLFRMYTRYAERKGWNLEVAEIHETDLGGIREVVFFVKGKNAYGILKYESGVHRVQRIPVTESGGRIHTSTATVAVLPEIEEKDIEIRPEDLKIETFRASGHGGQYVNKTESAVRITHIPTGIVVSCQNERSQYQNRQTALRILRARLYQLQKEQKEREISQKRKSQIGTGERSEKIRTYNFPQNRVTDHRINYTSYRLQEILDGDLDEIISKLIEHDIENNLEEVLGIGASVEEK, encoded by the coding sequence GTGAAAGAAAAGAAAAAAGAGATCGAAAAGCTCCTCGCCAGGCCAGATCTGACTCCCGAACAGATGAAGAACTACGGGATAGAATACGCAAAGATAGAAGAAATAGAGAACATCGCAAACAGAATAAAAGAAACTCAGGAGTTCATCGAACTCTTGAGAGAAGAAGGAGAAAATGAACTGGAGATAGAAAAGTACGAGAAAGAACTCGATCAGCTCTATCAAGAACTTCTCTTGCTTCTTTCTTCAGAAGTGGGTGATAAAGCAATCGTAGAAATCAGACCCGGCGCAGGTGGAGAAGAAGCCGCTCTCTTCGCACGGGATCTGTTCAGAATGTACACCAGGTACGCAGAAAGAAAAGGCTGGAACCTCGAAGTCGCTGAAATCCACGAAACAGATCTCGGTGGAATAAGGGAAGTGGTCTTCTTCGTAAAAGGAAAGAACGCTTACGGTATACTGAAGTACGAAAGCGGTGTTCATCGAGTACAGAGAATTCCTGTCACGGAGTCTGGAGGGAGGATCCATACGTCCACCGCTACCGTTGCCGTTCTTCCAGAGATTGAAGAAAAGGATATAGAAATCAGGCCGGAAGACTTGAAGATAGAAACTTTCAGGGCATCGGGACACGGTGGACAGTACGTCAACAAGACCGAATCCGCTGTAAGGATCACACATATTCCAACGGGAATAGTGGTGTCGTGTCAGAACGAAAGATCTCAGTATCAGAACAGGCAAACCGCTTTGAGGATCCTCAGGGCAAGACTCTATCAGTTACAGAAAGAACAAAAAGAAAGGGAAATCTCACAGAAGAGAAAATCGCAGATAGGAACCGGTGAGAGAAGTGAAAAAATCAGAACTTACAACTTCCCCCAGAACAGAGTTACGGATCACAGAATAAACTACACCTCTTACAGACTGCAGGAGATCCTCGATGGAGACCTGGACGAAATCATATCGAAGCTCATAGAACACGACATAGAAAACAACCTCGAGGAAGTTTTAGGAATCGGAGCCTCAGTCGAAGAAAAGTAA
- a CDS encoding SoxR reducing system RseC family protein has protein sequence MYVREVKDGKVVVTKARTSACGSCPAKNICLSDNEIKLEIDWNGEDLKPGDEVMVDIPEYDPLKVSTLVYFLPLVIFAVTVITGYLFRLKDWVTFVLALGSVFAYYSLFRFRRKDRKPPRILRKVS, from the coding sequence ATGTATGTTCGAGAAGTGAAAGACGGGAAAGTGGTGGTGACAAAAGCTAGAACGAGCGCTTGTGGGAGTTGCCCGGCAAAGAACATCTGTCTTTCCGACAACGAGATAAAACTCGAGATAGACTGGAACGGAGAAGATTTGAAGCCCGGTGATGAGGTTATGGTAGACATACCCGAGTACGATCCTTTGAAGGTATCAACACTCGTTTATTTTCTTCCGCTTGTGATATTCGCGGTGACTGTGATAACTGGATACCTTTTTAGGCTGAAAGATTGGGTAACCTTCGTACTTGCGCTGGGAAGCGTTTTCGCCTATTATTCTCTGTTTCGTTTCAGAAGAAAAGACAGAAAACCTCCTAGAATTCTCAGGAAGGTCTCTTAG
- a CDS encoding DRTGG domain-containing protein, with the protein MTIEEIARIVEGEILCGNKDLNIERAVATDLMSDVLAFAEPNVLLITGLHSPQAVRTAMVVGIPAVLFVRKRDIPETIVNFAKECNITVLATNLSMFETCGRLYMNGLKPVRRAIE; encoded by the coding sequence GTGACAATAGAAGAGATCGCCAGAATCGTAGAAGGAGAGATCCTTTGTGGAAACAAAGATCTGAACATAGAAAGAGCCGTTGCCACAGATCTCATGAGTGATGTTCTCGCGTTTGCTGAGCCGAACGTTCTTCTGATCACAGGACTTCACTCTCCACAGGCCGTGCGAACCGCCATGGTGGTGGGGATACCCGCTGTTCTCTTCGTCAGAAAAAGAGATATTCCTGAGACTATAGTCAATTTTGCGAAAGAATGCAACATCACCGTTCTTGCAACGAATCTTTCCATGTTCGAAACTTGTGGCAGACTTTACATGAACGGTTTGAAGCCCGTCAGGAGAGCGATAGAATGA
- a CDS encoding response regulator, with protein MKRILVVDDEPNIRELLKEELQEEGYEIDTAENGQEALKKFFSGNYDLVVLDIEMPGISGLEVAGEIRKKKKDAKIILLTAYSHYRADLSSWAADEYVVKSFNFDELKEKVKKLLS; from the coding sequence ATGAAAAGGATACTGGTTGTCGACGATGAGCCGAACATAAGGGAACTTCTAAAGGAGGAACTTCAGGAAGAAGGTTACGAAATTGACACGGCAGAAAACGGGCAGGAAGCCTTGAAAAAATTCTTCTCCGGAAATTACGACCTGGTGGTTCTCGACATAGAGATGCCCGGTATCAGTGGACTGGAGGTAGCCGGTGAGATCAGAAAGAAAAAGAAAGACGCAAAGATCATTCTGCTCACGGCCTATTCTCATTATAGAGCCGATCTTTCTTCGTGGGCAGCGGATGAATACGTTGTGAAGTCGTTCAATTTCGATGAACTGAAAGAGAAAGTGAAGAAGTTACTTTCGTGA
- a CDS encoding ATP-binding protein — MVPERLKQIKGIRILESEDEIPQEGFTCRFGKHTVVANDEESFEIVRLYKRLTVYELLLSLVDSICVHPKEEALRFSLKKVREFLDAEEVYLIEGDASYSSKGEKLSIDEIKKKHPGASVREWRNKLHLVVVREGAFDEEEEVLCTKLLEFIGNVSEKLWRLKEEVQKLKKSYEEQLKVSEIQKEHIKKMRIIYYVSQAMRSVYDPNNLYRVILLSLVSERGFNFDRAVLLKKDEGTGSLMVVSAVGGDTLQEHEELKRYLRKRTLRYTDLVQFLREEALTFSFETKFNEKIRGKRFYYREHPIFERVVLRKSIVRTSRETLEKIRYEIEDVISILENDEFIVFPLVGRWDTLGVVVVDNKFSKKEVTDLDLDVLKLFSESAGLALENAYNYESLREKTLDLQRQNELVEHLRNFSESILESLETAIITLSKEGRVTEWNKKAEQLFGLKKENVLGRRLKDLPDFEEIGSVAESVFENKEPVFLNFYKFGENYFNIRFSPFRNAKTQLLEGAIITIDDVTELYKYEEERKRRERLSILGEMTARVAHEIRNPITIIGGFIMRMKKHLDDPETLKKYINIITNELSRLETIVKEILEYSKERQVLEFTEFNLNELIREVYVLFEEKIRKMNIDFCFETDNEDLRIEADRTRIKQVLINLVQNAIEATEENGKIKITSEDMYTRVRVSVWNSGPPIPEELKEKIFSPFFTTKTQGTGLGLSICRKIIEDEHGGKIWTENRENGVVFIFEIPKTPEKR, encoded by the coding sequence ATGGTTCCGGAGAGACTGAAACAGATAAAGGGAATAAGGATTCTGGAAAGCGAGGATGAAATCCCTCAGGAAGGTTTCACCTGCAGATTTGGAAAGCATACAGTTGTGGCAAATGATGAAGAGTCTTTCGAAATCGTCAGACTCTACAAAAGGCTCACCGTTTATGAGCTGTTGCTCTCTCTTGTGGATTCAATATGTGTTCACCCGAAAGAGGAAGCTCTCAGGTTTTCCCTCAAAAAAGTCAGAGAATTTCTGGATGCGGAAGAAGTCTATCTGATAGAGGGCGATGCTTCTTATTCTTCGAAGGGAGAGAAACTCTCCATCGATGAGATAAAAAAGAAACATCCAGGGGCGAGTGTGAGAGAGTGGAGGAACAAACTGCATCTTGTTGTGGTTCGCGAAGGCGCATTCGATGAAGAAGAAGAGGTACTCTGTACGAAACTTTTAGAATTCATCGGAAACGTATCAGAAAAACTCTGGAGGCTTAAAGAAGAAGTCCAGAAATTGAAAAAGTCGTACGAAGAACAGCTGAAAGTTTCAGAGATACAGAAAGAACACATAAAGAAAATGAGAATAATTTATTACGTCAGCCAGGCCATGAGATCTGTTTATGATCCGAACAACCTTTACCGTGTGATTTTGCTCAGCCTTGTTTCAGAGAGAGGATTCAATTTCGACCGTGCTGTTCTTCTCAAAAAAGATGAAGGTACAGGCTCTCTGATGGTCGTTTCCGCGGTGGGTGGCGATACACTTCAGGAACACGAAGAACTCAAGAGATACCTCAGAAAAAGAACCTTGAGATACACAGATCTGGTACAGTTTTTAAGGGAGGAGGCGCTCACATTCTCGTTTGAAACGAAGTTCAATGAAAAAATAAGGGGAAAGAGATTTTACTACAGAGAACATCCGATATTCGAAAGGGTGGTTTTGAGAAAGAGTATAGTGAGGACTTCGAGAGAAACTCTCGAAAAAATCAGGTACGAAATAGAAGATGTTATAAGTATCCTTGAAAACGATGAGTTCATAGTCTTTCCACTTGTTGGGCGATGGGACACTCTCGGTGTTGTGGTGGTGGACAACAAATTCAGCAAAAAGGAAGTCACCGATCTGGATCTGGACGTGCTCAAACTTTTCTCTGAAAGTGCAGGTCTTGCTCTGGAGAACGCGTACAATTATGAAAGTTTGAGAGAGAAAACACTGGATCTTCAACGTCAAAACGAACTTGTGGAACACCTCAGGAACTTCAGTGAAAGCATTCTGGAGAGCTTAGAAACAGCCATCATAACGCTGAGCAAAGAAGGACGTGTAACCGAATGGAACAAAAAGGCCGAACAACTGTTTGGTCTGAAGAAAGAAAACGTACTCGGAAGAAGGCTCAAAGATCTCCCCGACTTTGAAGAGATCGGATCAGTCGCAGAAAGCGTTTTTGAAAACAAAGAACCCGTGTTTCTCAACTTCTACAAATTCGGAGAAAATTATTTCAACATAAGATTCTCCCCTTTCAGAAACGCCAAAACACAGTTGCTTGAGGGAGCCATCATCACGATCGACGATGTTACAGAACTGTACAAATACGAAGAGGAAAGAAAAAGAAGAGAAAGACTTTCCATACTGGGAGAAATGACCGCGAGAGTCGCTCACGAAATAAGGAACCCAATAACGATAATAGGTGGCTTCATAATGCGCATGAAAAAACATCTTGACGATCCAGAGACACTGAAAAAATACATCAACATAATAACGAACGAACTATCCAGGCTTGAAACGATCGTCAAGGAAATCTTAGAATACAGCAAAGAACGGCAGGTGCTTGAATTCACCGAGTTCAATTTGAACGAACTCATAAGAGAGGTTTACGTTCTATTCGAGGAAAAGATCAGAAAGATGAACATAGACTTTTGCTTTGAAACGGACAACGAAGACCTCAGGATTGAAGCCGATAGAACGAGGATAAAACAGGTACTGATAAACCTTGTTCAAAATGCAATAGAAGCGACAGAGGAAAATGGTAAGATAAAGATAACGTCGGAAGATATGTACACCAGAGTGAGAGTGAGTGTCTGGAATTCGGGTCCTCCCATACCGGAGGAGCTGAAAGAAAAGATATTCTCACCGTTCTTCACCACAAAGACTCAGGGAACAGGTTTAGGACTTTCAATCTGCAGAAAGATCATAGAGGATGAACACGGGGGAAAAATATGGACAGAAAACAGAGAAAACGGGGTTGTTTTTATCTTCGAAATTCCAAAGACACCAGAAAAGAGGTGA
- a CDS encoding Mut7-C RNAse domain-containing protein, producing MSEVRFAVDASLVPLAKKLRILGVDVKVCYSEEPGKVLLICRKEGRILLTKKCSLIKFFEKYGQKVFYIKDEKDLKRVIEHFKLKPERARCPYCNRELLPTPREEVIEKVPLYVFLNAEKFSRCPSCGRIFWRGSHLDWVKEVIPDGSGETETDKGNKDSGKRG from the coding sequence ATGAGTGAGGTTCGATTCGCTGTCGATGCCTCGCTGGTACCGCTTGCAAAAAAGTTGAGAATCCTCGGGGTGGATGTGAAGGTTTGCTACTCTGAAGAACCCGGGAAAGTCCTTCTGATATGCAGGAAAGAGGGTAGAATTCTTCTCACAAAGAAATGTTCTCTTATAAAATTTTTCGAAAAATATGGGCAGAAAGTCTTCTATATCAAAGATGAAAAAGATTTGAAAAGGGTGATAGAACATTTTAAACTGAAACCAGAACGTGCAAGGTGCCCGTACTGTAACAGAGAACTCTTGCCGACTCCACGTGAGGAAGTGATTGAAAAGGTGCCTCTGTACGTTTTTCTGAACGCAGAGAAATTCTCCAGATGTCCCAGCTGCGGAAGAATCTTTTGGAGAGGATCTCATTTAGACTGGGTGAAGGAAGTGATACCAGATGGTTCCGGAGAGACTGAAACAGATAAAGGGAATAAGGATTCTGGAAAGCGAGGATGA